In Bacillus solimangrovi, one DNA window encodes the following:
- the recR gene encoding recombination mediator RecR — protein MYYPEPISKLIDSFMKLPGIGPKTASRLAFYVLEMKEEDVLEFGKALVNAKRQLSDCSICHHITDRDPCSICDDSHRDQSMICVVQDSKDVIAMEKMKEYTGLYHVLHGAISPMDGVGPEDIRVPDLLKRLHDETVQELILATDPTIEGEATAMYISRLVKPTGIKTTRIAHGLPVGGDLEYADEVTLSKALEGRREL, from the coding sequence ATGTACTATCCTGAACCGATTTCAAAACTAATTGATAGTTTTATGAAATTGCCGGGTATCGGACCCAAAACAGCTAGCCGTCTAGCTTTTTATGTGTTAGAAATGAAAGAAGAAGATGTGTTGGAATTTGGTAAGGCATTAGTTAATGCAAAACGGCAACTTTCAGATTGTTCTATTTGTCATCATATTACTGATCGAGATCCATGCTCAATTTGTGATGATAGTCATCGGGATCAGTCTATGATATGTGTAGTTCAAGATTCAAAAGATGTAATAGCAATGGAAAAAATGAAAGAGTATACAGGGCTTTACCATGTGTTACATGGAGCAATTTCTCCTATGGATGGTGTAGGACCTGAAGATATAAGAGTTCCTGATTTGTTAAAGCGTCTTCACGATGAAACGGTTCAAGAATTGATTTTGGCAACCGATCCAACTATAGAAGGCGAAGCAACTGCTATGTATATTTCGCGACTTGTAAAACCTACAGGTATTAAGACGACACGAATTGCTCATGGTTTACCTGTTGGAGGAGACTTGGAGTATGCAGATGAAGTTACGTTAT